The following proteins are encoded in a genomic region of Sulfurovum indicum:
- a CDS encoding Fur family transcriptional regulator, giving the protein MTDYAQLLKESSLKATFQRMNILGVVDKNGHMSVEDIYEEVIKVHPSLSLATIYKNIILMKEKGVLVEVPIVGKKPKYELSKVDHIHLICTECGDVEDKMCLDITDKIFHQLSQQEHFRLNKRQVNLYGVCKVCQIQKAS; this is encoded by the coding sequence ATGACAGATTATGCACAGCTTCTTAAGGAGAGCAGCCTTAAAGCGACATTTCAGCGTATGAACATTCTTGGAGTCGTAGATAAGAACGGTCACATGTCTGTAGAAGATATTTACGAAGAGGTCATCAAAGTCCACCCCTCTCTTTCTCTGGCTACCATTTACAAAAATATTATTCTTATGAAAGAAAAAGGTGTATTGGTAGAAGTTCCGATTGTTGGTAAAAAGCCAAAGTATGAATTGTCAAAAGTTGATCATATACATTTGATATGTACAGAGTGTGGTGATGTGGAAGACAAGATGTGCCTTGATATCACTGACAAAATTTTTCATCAACTGAGCCAGCAGGAGCATTTCAGGCTCAATAAACGACAGGTGAACCTTTATGGGGTCTGTAAAGTCTGTCAAATTCAAAAAGCTTCCTGA
- a CDS encoding peroxiredoxin has protein sequence MLVTNKAPDFTATAVLADGSIVEDFNLYQNFGEKGTVVFFYPLDFTFVCPSEIIAFSHRYNEFQERGVNVIGVSVDSQFSHFAWRETPVEKGGIGRINFPLVADLTKQISRDFDVLLDEAVALRGSFLIDTDGTVRHAVINDLPLGRNVDEMLRMIDAMQFTNEYGEVCPAGWQKGDEAMKPDAEGVAEYLAKHAEEL, from the coding sequence ATGTTAGTAACAAACAAAGCACCGGATTTTACAGCAACAGCAGTACTCGCTGACGGATCAATCGTAGAAGACTTCAACCTTTACCAAAACTTTGGAGAAAAGGGTACAGTAGTTTTCTTCTATCCGCTTGATTTTACATTCGTATGTCCATCTGAGATCATTGCTTTTTCTCACAGATACAATGAGTTCCAGGAGAGAGGCGTAAATGTTATCGGTGTCTCTGTAGACAGTCAGTTCTCTCACTTTGCATGGAGAGAGACTCCGGTAGAGAAGGGGGGTATCGGTCGTATCAACTTCCCATTGGTTGCTGACCTTACAAAACAAATATCAAGAGATTTCGATGTACTTCTTGATGAGGCTGTTGCACTGAGAGGTTCTTTCCTTATCGATACAGACGGAACAGTAAGACATGCAGTTATCAACGATCTTCCACTCGGTAGAAATGTAGATGAAATGCTTAGAATGATCGATGCAATGCAATTTACTAACGAGTATGGCGAAGTATGTCCTGCAGGTTGGCAAAAAGGTGATGAGGCAATGAAGCCTGATGCAGAAGGTGTTGCAGAATATCTTGCAAAACACGCAGAGGAGCTGTAA
- a CDS encoding menaquinone biosynthesis decarboxylase: MQDVIQWLKDNGNLKIIDEALDVELEIPHVAYIEVKKEDSRPILFTKPVNKAKGIEYDMPVLMNIFANKEITEKIFDKHPDEVAEGIGELLKLKPPKTFKAKLAMVPKLFSLKNVFPKRLKFRGECQEIIIPKEEVDLDRLPVLKTWEEDGGPFITMGQVYTQSLDGSMQNLGMYRLQQYDSNRLGMHWQIHKDASHFFDQYQRAGKKMPVTVAIGGDPLYIWCGQAPMPHGMFEMLLYGFVRNKNAQLVKSITNDIYIPRDVDIVIEGFVDPEKMEIEGPFGDHTGYYTLKEPFPVMEVETITMKKEPVFAATVVGKPPLEDKYMGWATERVFLPMLKPMAPDLIDYNMPENGVFHNLILAKMKTLYPGHAQQFMHAFWGVGQMSFVKHAVFVAEDAPELEDFEELVKYILNRLDKSKILITQGIVDHLDHSSKKQFVGGKLGIDATGDEVESGMEALLDDSELLAKMQQIDSNIVALKQYMIHTRNPVCVIAVKKERSMRELIKELKVLKSHLKVLVIVDQANNDITDPYMLIWRVVNNIDAQRDVKLKGFIAIDATNKNSMDGYKREWPGDTFCTKEVLDRLQQKGLIDIDETFIKKFGLLPF, from the coding sequence ATGCAGGATGTCATCCAGTGGCTCAAAGACAACGGCAATTTAAAGATCATTGACGAAGCGCTCGATGTGGAGCTTGAGATTCCGCATGTGGCGTACATAGAGGTCAAAAAAGAAGATTCACGGCCAATATTGTTTACAAAACCGGTCAACAAAGCAAAAGGCATAGAGTATGATATGCCTGTACTCATGAATATCTTTGCCAACAAGGAGATCACAGAGAAGATCTTTGACAAACATCCTGATGAGGTGGCAGAAGGGATTGGTGAACTTCTCAAGCTGAAACCGCCTAAGACTTTCAAAGCGAAACTTGCTATGGTTCCCAAACTCTTTTCACTCAAAAATGTCTTTCCCAAACGTTTGAAGTTCAGAGGAGAGTGTCAGGAGATCATTATTCCAAAAGAAGAGGTTGATCTTGACAGATTGCCTGTTCTAAAAACATGGGAAGAGGATGGAGGCCCATTCATTACAATGGGACAGGTCTATACCCAGAGTCTGGATGGTTCAATGCAGAACCTCGGTATGTACCGTTTGCAGCAGTATGACAGTAACAGACTGGGAATGCACTGGCAGATCCATAAAGATGCCTCACACTTTTTTGACCAGTACCAAAGAGCCGGCAAGAAGATGCCTGTGACCGTTGCTATCGGTGGAGATCCGCTCTATATTTGGTGTGGGCAGGCACCGATGCCGCATGGAATGTTTGAAATGCTTCTTTATGGTTTCGTAAGGAACAAAAATGCTCAGCTTGTCAAGTCGATCACCAACGATATTTACATTCCAAGAGATGTAGATATTGTTATTGAAGGTTTTGTTGATCCGGAAAAGATGGAGATAGAAGGACCGTTCGGTGATCATACCGGGTACTATACACTCAAAGAGCCGTTCCCCGTTATGGAAGTAGAGACCATTACCATGAAAAAAGAGCCGGTCTTTGCCGCAACAGTTGTAGGGAAGCCACCGCTTGAGGATAAATATATGGGGTGGGCGACCGAACGGGTATTTCTGCCGATGCTAAAACCGATGGCTCCTGATCTTATCGATTACAATATGCCGGAAAACGGTGTTTTTCACAACCTTATTCTTGCCAAGATGAAAACACTCTATCCGGGGCATGCTCAGCAGTTCATGCATGCATTCTGGGGTGTAGGACAGATGAGCTTTGTCAAGCATGCAGTTTTTGTAGCAGAAGATGCACCTGAACTGGAAGATTTTGAAGAGCTTGTCAAATATATTCTGAATAGACTGGATAAAAGTAAAATACTTATTACCCAGGGGATCGTCGATCATTTGGACCACTCATCCAAAAAGCAGTTTGTTGGTGGAAAACTGGGTATCGATGCAACAGGTGATGAAGTAGAAAGCGGGATGGAAGCTCTGCTTGATGATTCTGAGCTTTTAGCAAAGATGCAGCAAATAGACAGTAATATCGTTGCGCTTAAACAGTATATGATTCATACCAGAAACCCTGTCTGTGTCATTGCTGTGAAAAAAGAGCGTTCTATGCGTGAGCTCATAAAAGAACTTAAAGTTCTCAAATCCCATCTCAAAGTACTTGTTATTGTAGATCAAGCCAATAATGATATTACAGACCCCTATATGCTTATTTGGCGTGTAGTAAATAATATTGATGCCCAGCGTGATGTTAAGCTCAAAGGCTTTATTGCGATCGATGCGACAAACAAGAATTCAATGGATGGATATAAACGTGAATGGCCAGGTGATACGTTTTGTACGAAAGAGGTGCTTGACAGACTGCAGCAAAAAGGGTTGATTGATATAGATGAAACTTTTATAAAAAAGTTTGGTCTATTGCCGTTTTAG
- the hemC gene encoding hydroxymethylbilane synthase, with translation METLIIATRASALALWQAYHIKERIERDFPEITVKLNEITSKGDRILDRPLALVGGKGHFTKELEDEMLAGNAHLAVHSLKDVPTYIPEGLELCAITERQDQSDVFLSHTYKSLDELPEGAVVGTTSLRRRMQLLEKRPDLKVKDLRGNVNTRLRKLKEGQYDAIILAYIGLKRLDLLKDIPYTEKLDFFIPPMGQAALGIEIVANNDRVREIAMSLNHEPTFICTKVERDFISVIGAGCSAPVAVNATIDEEAQTLSVRAMIGYPDGTHILHEYLTAPLDEADIIGDQLAQNMIEKGALDILENAEKSAFKDEMPERL, from the coding sequence TTGGAAACACTGATCATTGCAACACGCGCGAGTGCATTGGCACTCTGGCAGGCGTATCACATTAAAGAGAGAATAGAGAGAGATTTCCCGGAGATTACGGTTAAGCTTAATGAGATCACTTCAAAAGGGGACAGGATCCTTGACAGACCGCTGGCACTGGTTGGAGGTAAAGGGCACTTTACAAAAGAACTTGAAGATGAGATGCTTGCGGGAAATGCACATCTGGCAGTACACTCACTTAAAGATGTACCGACTTACATCCCTGAAGGGTTGGAACTTTGTGCCATTACAGAGCGTCAGGACCAGAGTGATGTTTTTTTATCCCATACCTATAAAAGCCTCGATGAACTTCCTGAAGGTGCAGTAGTAGGAACAACAAGTCTCAGACGCCGTATGCAACTGCTTGAGAAGCGCCCTGATCTTAAGGTTAAAGACCTCAGAGGCAATGTCAATACGCGTTTGCGAAAACTGAAAGAGGGACAGTATGATGCGATTATTCTTGCCTATATAGGTCTTAAAAGACTTGATCTGCTAAAAGATATTCCGTATACAGAAAAGCTTGATTTTTTCATCCCACCAATGGGACAGGCGGCACTTGGCATAGAGATAGTGGCGAACAACGACAGAGTTAGAGAGATCGCTATGAGCTTGAACCATGAGCCGACTTTTATCTGTACCAAAGTAGAGCGTGACTTCATCTCTGTTATTGGAGCAGGCTGTTCCGCACCGGTTGCTGTTAATGCTACTATCGATGAGGAGGCTCAGACTCTTTCTGTCAGAGCGATGATCGGCTATCCTGACGGTACGCACATTCTCCATGAATATCTTACTGCACCGCTTGATGAAGCTGATATTATCGGTGACCAGCTGGCCCAGAACATGATAGAAAAAGGTGCGCTTGATATTCTTGAAAATGCTGAGAAGAGTGCCTTTAAAGATGAGATGCCGGAGAGGCTGTAA
- a CDS encoding DsbA family protein, producing MSLMSKLLTSTLIATIALNANNVPDTKKLTKYVKRNVVKNPQVKVNGVTVIEAKTHKDLPGWTVLLTTIDLTYQKKEIHAPEVMFVKDGLITGNLVSIKTGRSYRNEIKPTVPETIYDDAHLLFGNKDAKHKILVFSDPMCPFCQEVVPEIFKAAKEHPEVISVYYYHLPLRRIHPVSDILTRVMHVAQKEGKTDIVEKMYTLKISPNEKDTKKVLSAIKKQTGYEITAAKIDAKEVKDAMKADESAAGRMMVNGTPTVYIDGQWDKMRDGYKKLVK from the coding sequence ATGTCATTGATGTCGAAATTGTTGACGAGCACATTGATCGCAACGATCGCATTGAACGCGAATAATGTACCGGATACGAAAAAACTTACGAAGTATGTTAAAAGAAATGTGGTGAAAAACCCGCAGGTAAAGGTTAACGGTGTTACGGTCATAGAGGCAAAGACCCACAAGGATCTTCCCGGATGGACAGTTTTGCTTACAACAATAGATCTTACCTATCAGAAGAAAGAGATCCATGCTCCGGAGGTTATGTTTGTTAAAGATGGTCTGATCACAGGTAACCTTGTAAGTATTAAAACAGGCAGAAGTTACAGAAATGAGATCAAACCGACCGTACCTGAAACGATATATGATGATGCACATCTTCTTTTCGGGAATAAAGATGCCAAGCACAAGATATTGGTATTTTCAGACCCGATGTGTCCTTTTTGCCAGGAAGTAGTACCTGAAATTTTTAAAGCGGCCAAAGAGCATCCTGAGGTGATCTCAGTGTATTATTATCATCTTCCGTTAAGAAGAATCCACCCCGTTTCAGATATTTTGACACGTGTGATGCATGTAGCGCAAAAAGAGGGTAAAACAGATATTGTTGAAAAGATGTATACACTGAAGATCAGTCCTAATGAGAAGGATACAAAAAAAGTACTTTCAGCAATCAAGAAACAGACAGGATATGAGATCACTGCTGCGAAGATCGATGCCAAAGAGGTTAAAGATGCGATGAAGGCAGATGAATCAGCAGCAGGAAGAATGATGGTTAATGGTACACCGACAGTCTATATTGACGGCCAGTGGGATAAGATGAGAGACGGATACAAGAAGCTTGTAAAGTAA
- a CDS encoding FxsA family protein — protein MLIVILIPYLFLEIYFSLKMLEIIGALWSTVWIIASIFAGVTLLKQSPYAVMGNMQSLQQGKLDLKRFQDANMAYFTGAILLILPGVVSDFMGIGALLYTVYLQFVAKITPERTNYHTHKGDDNVIDVEIVDEHIDRNDRIERE, from the coding sequence ATGTTAATTGTTATTCTGATCCCTTATCTTTTTTTGGAGATCTATTTCTCTTTGAAGATGCTTGAGATCATCGGTGCACTCTGGTCGACTGTTTGGATCATTGCATCGATCTTTGCAGGAGTTACGCTTTTGAAGCAATCTCCTTATGCAGTGATGGGCAATATGCAGTCGCTTCAGCAAGGGAAACTTGACCTGAAGAGGTTTCAGGATGCCAACATGGCATACTTCACCGGAGCGATCTTGCTTATCCTTCCCGGAGTTGTCAGTGACTTTATGGGAATAGGTGCGCTGCTTTACACGGTTTATTTACAATTTGTGGCTAAAATAACACCTGAACGAACAAACTATCATACACACAAAGGAGACGATAATGTCATTGATGTCGAAATTGTTGACGAGCACATTGATCGCAACGATCGCATTGAACGCGAATAA
- a CDS encoding proline--tRNA ligase — MRFSRLLVPTTKETPHDATLASHIYLIRGGFIQSVGGSGLYNFLPLGKRVLERVQRVVKEELDKAGCQEVSLSFVTPASLWKESGRYEKYGKELLRFKDRKENEFVLGPTHEEMMVNLVRQSVKSYKQLPLNLYQINLKFRDEIRPRFGLMRGREFLMKDGYSFHADECDMKREFDLMEETYKKIFNRLGLEFRVVEADSGAIGGSGSKEFMVLADSGEDTIVVCDACEYGANIEAAVRKEKPCEAEAPEALFAKFYTPNTMTIEDLAKFFRVDPYYLVKTVAKKALYDEGRSQIVLFALRGSDELQEVKACNAVNANELVDVTEEELAEIGLVAGYMGPTVVPEGVRVVLDNNLKEATSMICGANETDYHLVGNSFKGVDADYKDLVAVQEGDLCSCCGAPLRYTKGIEAGHIFQLGTRYSEPLGCTFLDENGKAQPMVMGTYGIGVSRLIAAIIEQNHDDKGCIWTRESAPFDLHIMVSNIKDEAQMALGEKLYETMLDKGIDVLFDDRKDRFGAKMKDYELIGIPYSIVIGKKLADGLVEFVTRDGMIKEEIAAEEILSLVEERLC; from the coding sequence GTGAGATTTTCAAGATTATTAGTACCGACAACCAAAGAGACTCCCCATGATGCGACATTGGCGAGTCATATCTATCTAATCCGCGGAGGGTTCATCCAGTCTGTGGGAGGAAGCGGTCTATACAATTTTCTACCATTGGGAAAAAGAGTGCTGGAGCGAGTGCAGCGTGTTGTTAAAGAGGAGCTTGACAAGGCCGGCTGCCAGGAAGTAAGCCTCTCTTTCGTAACACCTGCATCTCTTTGGAAAGAGAGCGGCCGTTATGAAAAGTATGGTAAAGAGCTTTTGCGTTTTAAAGACCGCAAAGAGAATGAGTTCGTGCTTGGACCGACCCATGAAGAGATGATGGTCAACTTGGTACGCCAGAGTGTAAAAAGTTACAAGCAGTTACCTCTGAACCTCTACCAGATCAACCTAAAGTTCCGTGATGAGATAAGGCCGCGTTTCGGTTTGATGCGGGGACGTGAATTCCTGATGAAGGACGGCTACAGTTTCCATGCCGATGAATGTGACATGAAACGTGAGTTCGATCTGATGGAGGAGACTTACAAAAAGATCTTTAATCGCCTGGGGCTGGAGTTCAGAGTGGTAGAAGCGGACTCTGGTGCTATCGGGGGTTCTGGTTCCAAAGAATTTATGGTATTGGCTGACAGCGGAGAAGACACTATTGTAGTCTGTGATGCCTGTGAATACGGGGCGAATATTGAAGCGGCAGTACGAAAAGAAAAGCCGTGTGAAGCGGAAGCACCTGAGGCACTTTTTGCAAAGTTCTATACGCCAAATACCATGACTATCGAAGATCTTGCAAAGTTTTTCAGGGTCGATCCGTACTACCTTGTGAAAACAGTGGCCAAAAAGGCACTTTATGATGAAGGTAGAAGTCAGATCGTGCTTTTTGCTCTCAGAGGTTCAGATGAACTTCAGGAGGTTAAAGCCTGCAACGCGGTCAATGCAAACGAGCTTGTTGATGTTACTGAAGAGGAGTTGGCGGAAATCGGACTGGTTGCCGGCTATATGGGGCCGACAGTAGTACCTGAAGGGGTACGTGTTGTTCTGGACAATAATCTTAAAGAGGCTACATCAATGATCTGCGGTGCCAATGAGACAGACTACCATCTTGTCGGTAACAGTTTTAAAGGTGTAGATGCTGACTATAAAGACCTGGTTGCCGTGCAGGAAGGTGATCTCTGCAGTTGCTGTGGTGCGCCGTTACGTTATACCAAAGGGATCGAAGCGGGTCACATCTTTCAGCTGGGTACGCGTTATTCTGAACCATTAGGGTGTACTTTTCTTGATGAGAACGGAAAAGCTCAACCGATGGTCATGGGGACCTACGGTATCGGTGTTAGCCGTCTGATTGCGGCGATCATAGAACAGAATCATGATGACAAAGGGTGTATCTGGACCAGGGAGTCTGCACCATTTGATCTGCACATTATGGTGTCAAACATTAAAGATGAAGCGCAAATGGCACTGGGGGAAAAGCTCTATGAAACGATGCTTGACAAAGGGATTGATGTACTCTTTGATGATCGTAAGGACAGGTTTGGTGCAAAGATGAAAGACTATGAACTGATCGGTATTCCCTATTCGATTGTTATAGGGAAGAAACTGGCAGATGGACTGGTCGAATTTGTGACAAGGGACGGTATGATAAAAGAGGAGATCGCAGCAGAGGAGATCCTCTCTCTTGTGGAAGAGAGATTATGTTAA
- the hemA gene encoding glutamyl-tRNA reductase: MYYQVVSFSHKNCELMMREKLAFANHEEVKTILDQLTHFEFIHEVFIVSTCNRVEIILATRDNFSSFHAVLGLMSQKSDLSFYELKNTAKRYDDEEAIEHIFSVVSSLDSLVVGESQITGQVKDAFKLSFQNGTAGRKLNRVISYAVKCAAEVRNATNISQNPVSIASVAVAQAHKLLGDNIQGMKGIVVGAGEMGVLAAKHLLRVGCDVVLIGRDLEKVQRVADNLGENVKADTMENLPKYINRYRLLFSATSSSDPVITQEMIENETLPRHWFDMAIPRDIADMDLPKLELFRIDDLRSISNENHAMRQEQAIRATEIVKRYTDEFYTWLRALSIEPVIKQMREHVSEAIEKEMARALKKGFVPKEYEKNMRKMAEQMFNRFLHDPTQNLRASSTEKKNANCIEAVKKMFNIDTEHVDLKQYKNDHHSKGYNA; encoded by the coding sequence ATGTACTACCAGGTAGTAAGTTTTTCGCATAAGAACTGTGAGCTGATGATGCGTGAGAAGCTGGCATTTGCCAATCATGAAGAGGTGAAGACCATTCTTGACCAATTGACTCATTTTGAGTTCATTCATGAAGTGTTCATTGTTTCAACCTGCAACCGTGTGGAGATCATACTTGCAACACGGGACAACTTTTCCAGTTTTCATGCAGTGCTCGGATTAATGAGCCAGAAGAGTGATTTAAGTTTTTATGAGCTTAAGAATACAGCTAAACGTTACGATGATGAAGAGGCGATTGAGCATATCTTTTCGGTTGTCTCTTCTTTAGACTCTCTGGTTGTGGGAGAGTCACAGATTACAGGACAGGTCAAAGATGCCTTCAAACTCTCTTTTCAAAACGGTACGGCGGGGCGCAAGCTTAACCGTGTCATCTCTTATGCTGTCAAATGTGCAGCAGAAGTGAGAAATGCTACCAACATCTCCCAAAACCCTGTTTCTATCGCTTCAGTAGCTGTTGCCCAGGCACACAAACTGCTTGGAGACAATATTCAGGGGATGAAGGGTATTGTTGTAGGTGCAGGAGAGATGGGGGTACTGGCTGCCAAACATCTGCTTAGAGTAGGGTGTGATGTTGTGCTGATAGGGCGTGACCTTGAGAAAGTACAGCGTGTTGCAGACAATCTGGGGGAGAATGTCAAAGCCGATACAATGGAGAATCTTCCAAAGTATATTAACCGCTATCGACTGCTTTTTTCTGCTACATCATCATCTGACCCTGTTATTACACAGGAGATGATAGAAAATGAAACACTGCCAAGACACTGGTTTGACATGGCAATCCCAAGAGATATCGCTGATATGGATCTTCCAAAATTAGAGCTTTTCCGCATTGATGATCTGCGCAGTATCTCCAATGAAAACCATGCCATGCGTCAGGAGCAGGCTATTCGTGCAACAGAGATAGTCAAGCGGTATACAGATGAGTTCTATACATGGCTGAGAGCACTCTCTATAGAACCGGTTATCAAACAGATGCGGGAGCATGTTTCTGAAGCGATTGAAAAAGAGATGGCAAGGGCACTGAAAAAAGGATTTGTACCCAAAGAGTATGAGAAAAATATGCGAAAGATGGCAGAACAGATGTTCAACCGGTTTCTGCATGATCCGACGCAGAATCTCAGAGCCTCCTCCACAGAGAAAAAGAATGCCAACTGTATCGAAGCGGTTAAGAAGATGTTCAATATCGATACAGAACATGTGGATCTAAAACAGTATAAGAACGATCATCATAGTAAAGGATACAACGCGTGA
- a CDS encoding polyprenyl synthetase family protein: MLSAVERKIEQFVGELNDKEVASLYTRLPRGKRLRAKLILRIAGGSLPVVKTAAIVEMIHAASLLHDDVIDDAYIRRNKPSLNALYGNKTAIMLGDILYSKGFFELNNISTEVAKIVSNAVVQLSLGELKDVSLSKTFNVDKEVYLEMIYQKTASLIEASAGAAAVLAGKPKEPFMIYGRNLGLAFQMVDDLLDITADSTTLGKPALHDFVEGKTTLPYIYLYETLDDTDRKKLRSLHKKVLDPKEQMWIMHQMEEKQILIKCHAQARELIDEAVELMNALGEDALSEIAMEMIDREF; encoded by the coding sequence ATGTTGAGTGCCGTTGAGAGAAAAATAGAGCAGTTTGTTGGTGAATTGAACGACAAAGAGGTTGCTTCACTCTATACGAGACTTCCCCGTGGAAAACGTCTGCGTGCGAAACTTATTTTAAGAATAGCGGGAGGAAGTCTCCCCGTAGTGAAAACAGCTGCGATCGTAGAGATGATCCATGCAGCCAGTCTGTTACATGATGATGTGATCGATGATGCATATATACGCCGAAACAAACCTTCTCTCAATGCACTGTACGGCAACAAAACTGCGATCATGTTGGGAGACATTCTTTATTCCAAAGGTTTCTTTGAACTGAATAATATCTCCACAGAAGTGGCTAAGATCGTCTCCAATGCCGTTGTACAGTTGAGTCTTGGAGAGCTCAAGGATGTTTCACTCTCAAAAACCTTCAATGTGGACAAAGAGGTTTATCTTGAGATGATCTACCAAAAGACTGCCTCGCTTATTGAAGCGAGTGCAGGTGCAGCAGCAGTGCTTGCAGGCAAACCCAAAGAGCCGTTTATGATCTACGGACGTAACCTTGGATTGGCATTTCAGATGGTTGATGACCTGTTGGATATTACTGCTGACAGTACGACTTTGGGTAAACCTGCACTGCATGATTTTGTTGAAGGGAAAACGACACTGCCATATATCTATCTCTATGAAACTCTGGATGATACTGACAGGAAGAAACTTCGATCACTGCATAAAAAAGTGCTTGATCCCAAAGAACAGATGTGGATCATGCATCAGATGGAAGAGAAGCAGATACTGATCAAGTGTCATGCACAGGCAAGAGAGCTCATTGATGAGGCAGTAGAGCTGATGAATGCTCTTGGAGAAGATGCTCTCTCGGAAATTGCTATGGAAATGATTGACAGGGAGTTTTAA
- a CDS encoding DUF2018 family protein: protein MNIFDDEDDFMVSSPKENYFSIAKTANQNIVEMEIEKVFRRLAVAEKMLEERGLDEELEAQIKALVIDKDVDSRVASIFIELVGNIVTQCE, encoded by the coding sequence ATGAATATATTTGATGACGAAGATGATTTTATGGTAAGTTCACCAAAAGAGAACTATTTCAGCATTGCCAAAACAGCTAACCAAAACATTGTAGAGATGGAGATCGAGAAGGTGTTCCGTCGCCTGGCTGTGGCTGAAAAGATGCTTGAAGAGCGCGGTCTGGATGAGGAGCTTGAAGCACAGATCAAAGCATTGGTCATAGATAAAGATGTTGACAGTAGAGTTGCTTCTATTTTCATTGAACTTGTAGGTAACATTGTTACACAGTGCGAATAA